A single Sulfurimonas aquatica DNA region contains:
- a CDS encoding type II toxin-antitoxin system Phd/YefM family antitoxin, which translates to MQAVNYTNARNNLKTLIDDACDNDEEIIITTKNDKSVVLISLDEYNRTHAALKREVQESIEEIQRGDIISIEEAFDKVLAKYEN; encoded by the coding sequence ATGCAAGCTGTAAACTATACAAATGCCCGTAACAATCTCAAGACTCTGATTGATGATGCATGTGATAATGATGAAGAAATTATCATAACCACTAAAAATGATAAAAGTGTTGTATTAATTTCACTTGATGAATATAATAGAACTCATGCTGCTTTGAAACGTGAAGTACAAGAGTCAATAGAAGAAATCCAAAGAGGTGATATTATCAGTATTGAAGAAGCTTTTGATAAGGTTTTAGCTAAATATGAAAATTAA
- a CDS encoding type II toxin-antitoxin system RelE/ParE family toxin, which translates to MKINFSQKAYQRLEALAEYIYQQSESKKTTVVYVKKLRQYITQTLSHFPQAGRPSEELAPNTRKLVYQGFSIIYRISDEGIEILTIYRENLY; encoded by the coding sequence ATGAAAATTAATTTTTCTCAAAAAGCATATCAAAGGCTTGAAGCATTAGCAGAATATATCTATCAACAAAGTGAATCAAAAAAAACGACTGTTGTTTATGTAAAAAAATTGCGTCAATATATTACCCAGACTCTTAGTCATTTTCCCCAAGCAGGTAGACCTAGTGAGGAATTAGCACCAAATACTAGGAAACTAGTGTATCAAGGTTTTAGTATTATATACCGTATCTCAGATGAGGGTATAGAAATCCTCACAATTTATCGTGAAAATCTTTATTGA
- a CDS encoding SEL1-like repeat protein, with product MKYILITILLINSLCADYFDKASEAYGSGNYVEALRLFKLSANKGDADAQHNIAYIYENGYGQVHQDYKEALKWYKLAANQGFMHSQNNLALMYENGRGVEKNYKQAIHWYELSARQGSHSAQLNLGDIYYKGRGVEKNYHKALYWYKLSATQGNSSAQYNLALMYQYGEGTKKNQVEAIKWYKLAANQGELMAQYNLGTIYHFGNGINRNYKEAAKLYKLSANQGYASAQLNLGVLYFNGQGVKTNKIKTYKLWLQAANQGNIQAQNNLDSLCQESPWACK from the coding sequence ATGAAATATATACTAATAACAATTTTATTAATTAATAGCTTATGTGCTGATTATTTTGATAAAGCTTCTGAGGCTTATGGTAGTGGTAACTATGTAGAAGCTTTAAGACTATTCAAATTAAGTGCTAATAAAGGAGATGCTGACGCTCAGCATAATATTGCATATATTTATGAAAATGGATATGGCCAAGTACACCAAGACTATAAAGAAGCCTTAAAATGGTACAAGTTGGCTGCTAATCAAGGATTTATGCATTCTCAAAATAACCTTGCTTTAATGTATGAAAACGGAAGAGGAGTTGAAAAAAATTACAAACAAGCTATTCACTGGTACGAACTAAGTGCAAGGCAGGGTTCCCATAGTGCTCAGCTTAATCTTGGTGATATATATTATAAAGGTCGTGGAGTTGAAAAGAATTACCACAAAGCACTATATTGGTATAAGTTAAGTGCAACACAAGGTAACTCAAGTGCTCAATACAATCTTGCTTTAATGTACCAATACGGTGAGGGTACTAAAAAGAATCAAGTAGAAGCTATTAAATGGTATAAGTTAGCAGCTAATCAAGGTGAATTAATGGCTCAATATAACCTTGGTACTATATACCATTTTGGAAATGGTATCAACAGAAACTACAAGGAAGCTGCTAAATTGTATAAATTAAGTGCTAATCAAGGTTATGCAAGTGCTCAACTTAATTTGGGAGTGTTATATTTTAATGGGCAAGGTGTAAAAACAAATAAAATAAAAACATATAAACTATGGTTACAAGCAGCTAATCAAGGAAATATTCAAGCTCAAAATAACTTAGATAGTCTTTGTCAAGAAAGCCCATGGGCTTGTAAATAA